From Anomalospiza imberbis isolate Cuckoo-Finch-1a 21T00152 chromosome 14, ASM3175350v1, whole genome shotgun sequence, a single genomic window includes:
- the LOC137482780 gene encoding uncharacterized protein, with translation MDLNELSAAAEGACADSLCHGSQDTSSLSGHGSQDTSTLSGHGSQDTSSLSGHGSQDTSTLSGHGSQDTSSLSGHGSQDTSTLSGHGSQDMSSLSGHGSQDTSSLSGHGSQDTSSLSGHGSQDTSSLSGHGSQDTSSLSGHGSQDTSSLSGLLLSRGAAKGPSTLTNLRLTT, from the coding sequence ACTCGCTGTGCCACGGGAGTCAGGACACGTCCAGCCTCTCTGGCCACGGGAGTCAGGACACGTCCACCCTCTCTGGCCACGGGAGTCAGGACACGTCCAGCCTCTCTGGCCACGGGAGTCAGGACACGTCCACCCTCTCTGGCCACGGGAGTCAGGACACGTCCAGCCTCTCTGGCCACGGGAGTCAGGACACGTCCACCCTCTCTGGCCACGGGAGTCAGGACATGTCCAGCCTCTCTGGCCACGGCAGTCAGGACACGTCCAGCCTCTCTGGCCACGGCAGTCAGGACACGTCCAGCCTCTCTGGCCATGGGAGTCAGGACACGTCCAGCCTCTCTGGCCACGGGAGTCAGGACACGTCCAGCCTCTCTGGCCACGGCAGTCAGGACACGTCCAGCCTCTCTGGCCTCCtcctgagcagaggggcagccAAAGGACCCTCCACTCTCACAAATTTGAGACTGACCACTTAG